A stretch of DNA from Gammaproteobacteria bacterium:
ACTCTAACTTCAGCGTCAAGTGCGACAAGCACCCAGCCAATTGTTGAGTGATTTTTGAAGCTTGTGATTACGGTTTTCTTTTTTGAATTCGCGTAGGGTGCTTGCGCCTTACGCGGGTAGTTAGGTTCTGATAAGGAGTTGATCGTGAAGTATTTTATTCTTGCTATGTTACTGGTCAGCTCATCACTCGCTGCTTCGTCAGAACAATTTTCTCCGACGCGTGGGGCTGGAACTATCTCTTGCGGTCAGTTTCTTGAAGGTCAAAATGACGATCGCATTAAAAATAATGACATAACTTGGGCTCAAGGTTTTTTGAGCGGAATGAACGTTGCTGACTACCGATCTGGAAAAAAGCTTGTGAATTTGCCTGACGCAGAGACGATTAATTTCTATCTAGTTAGTTATTGCACCAAGAAAGTTTTAGGACAGCCTGTTTTCGGCGCAATCTCTCTTTATCAAGAGCTAAGGATGACTCAATAGCTAATAGAATAGTTCTGCTGCTTATCGGCAGGAATTAATTCAAGCGATATATTTATTTTAGTCATCAAATAATATGAGTGTATATGTCATTCGAAGAAGTGAAAGTGAAAGTGCATCTTGATAGTGCCTTTAGAAGTAATTCGGAAGTCGAGCTTCTTGCAGTATTGAAACAAAACTCATTTCTCTTTCACTCCCTTTACGAGCGTAAATTCGGCATTCAACCTAATTTTGCTGAGGTGGCATTTGGCTCAAAGTATCGTTGTGACTTCTGTTGGCTCAATGATAATTCAGATGGTCCAGAATGGATTTTAATTGAAGTCGAAAGGCCTAATGTGCGGTTGTTCAATCAGATTGGTGATCCGACCGCTGAATTGAATCACGCAATTGAGCAGGTTAAATCATGGGATAGGTATTTTCAACAGCACCCAGCTGAGAAAAATAGGGTATTTGGTGCAGTAAGCAGATTTAGGTTTGTGCTAGTTGCAGGGCGTAGAGGCGAGTGGAATTCTAAGCATGCTGCCAAATGGCGCAGTTTTCATAATAGCAATAGCAATATTGAAATTCATAGTACAGATGTTTTTTACGATGCTCTTGAGCATTACTCTAAATATAAGGATAGCTTTTGGAGTTTTGAGGAAAATCCAGTATCGCTCAAAGCAAAAGATCTTGAAGCAAATTGGTCTGAGTCTGAATATATTGGGCATTGGCGTAACATATTGATATAGCGTGTATCTTTATGTTTTAGTTTTACTGATAAAATAAGTTTTAGTGTCGTGCGAAACCTAACTTCGGCATCAACTGCGACAAGTACCCAGCCGATTATTGTGTTATTTTTTATGGTTCTGAGGTAATCTCAGTTTTTGATTTTGTTGTGGGTACTTGCGCGTTATGCGGGTAGTTAGGCTTTTAGGCTCTTTTTTCTGAATTTTTCTTCTGTTGCCATGTCAAAATATATCACTGTGAGAGCCGATTCTGGCTAATTGAAGTTGGTTTTCAAATACACGATAAATAAGTACCAAATCAGGCTTAATGTGGCAGTCTCGAAATCCTGCCCAATTTCCAGTCAAAGAATGGTCAACATGTTTCTGTTCGAGCTTTTCGCCCCTTTGTAATATAGAGATAATATTGCCGACCTCAATAATGTCTGAAATAGGCATTTTCGTTATCTTTTTGAAGTCTTTTTTGAATTGCGTTGAGTAATCTAAATCATACATATTTCACTTTGCCCTCTGTTAGTTCAGTAAGCATATCGCTAACAGATTGAGCTTTATTCCCTTTACCCTCAACTAGCTCTTTAATAGCGGAAGCAGTAACTTCATTGGGTTGACGTGTACGCAACTCAAAAGGAATACCGCCATGATTGATAACTGCTTTAGCAAATAATTTAATTGCTTGAGACGTACTAAGTCCCATTTCGTCACATACATTAGTAAAGGCAACTTTAGTTTCATAGTCTATCCGTGTACTTATCATTTCTGTTCTCATAATGACACCTTTTTGCATACATTGTATTACATCGTAATACGTTATTATAAGTGTGTACCGTTGTCTATACAATAAGCATATGATTAATTTTTGCTGTAATAGCAGGAGTAATGGCCTTTCAAATTTGTCGTGTATGTTGATTCAAAAACAACTTTACAGTGTTCATTTTTTAGGTAATGATTCAAAGTAACTGGCGCAAGCCATTTTTTTTGTCAGGATAACTAGATATACGTTATTTTTGATATATATTCCAATACGCGTCAATAGTGACGTAAAATAATACGTCAATTAGGACGTGTACTAGTAGTTAGATGC
This window harbors:
- a CDS encoding DUF4263 domain-containing protein, with protein sequence MSFEEVKVKVHLDSAFRSNSEVELLAVLKQNSFLFHSLYERKFGIQPNFAEVAFGSKYRCDFCWLNDNSDGPEWILIEVERPNVRLFNQIGDPTAELNHAIEQVKSWDRYFQQHPAEKNRVFGAVSRFRFVLVAGRRGEWNSKHAAKWRSFHNSNSNIEIHSTDVFYDALEHYSKYKDSFWSFEENPVSLKAKDLEANWSESEYIGHWRNILI
- a CDS encoding type II toxin-antitoxin system YafQ family toxin; this translates as MYDLDYSTQFKKDFKKITKMPISDIIEVGNIISILQRGEKLEQKHVDHSLTGNWAGFRDCHIKPDLVLIYRVFENQLQLARIGSHSDIF
- a CDS encoding type II toxin-antitoxin system RelB/DinJ family antitoxin, which gives rise to MRTEMISTRIDYETKVAFTNVCDEMGLSTSQAIKLFAKAVINHGGIPFELRTRQPNEVTASAIKELVEGKGNKAQSVSDMLTELTEGKVKYV